One segment of Candidatus Manganitrophus noduliformans DNA contains the following:
- a CDS encoding GAF domain-containing protein: MKNKTRPYILPAVLVLSFSYLLFAYLITRNISPASIPLSIFLFSLLVGGVLFALFRLDHQQELRSSIEDLDALNEISVLMTQGVEVDDLFKKVFAKVQEQLPALSAGALFLVDWQGEDLGLAASVALPLESISDLKERRAKSGYGVIERVAKGGEAQQKDSLPSLQKEGTTLCGAVPLRSSERVVGVLSFWSSQPTDLTPREKKWLEAVGGQIGLALERIQLQKSHLRREKEALALFQLSQATTSSLSIDTVVKIILNHVAGITESEAVWIMLYNPIQRLLEVVAARGFSDQISLKSLTLRPGQGVLGEVFEKEKLIFVPDVRKDHRLVYRDVTERSGITSMIGIPLMVKGKAIGVIGLFCPKSVEAGRIQQERLDFLTTIASQVAIAIDNVKLYQDLEQKVTELRRLQGQLIQTEKLSAIGELVSGVAHEINNPLTSVVGFTQLLLETTENPRDREFLEKIFSEAMSCSEIIRNLLTFARRHPAEKSYNNINDIIRKALELKRYQLETDGVEIIENLSDSIPPIWVDPHQMQQVFFNIIHNAHQALLEKKKLSTSPLRLTISSESRNGLVSISFHDTGQGILPDVLPKVFEPFFTTKEVGVGTGLGLSISYGIVKEHGGEILIENLFGEGVTFIVTFPINGQGRDRRVAEGAKGGSYAGRRILIVDDSNAALEMCTYILRSEGFRVEGVESGRAALERLRSEDYDLILTDLGIADMPGLAFHDALLKEYPVMAEKILFLAEERINPEARRFLEERKVEILFRPFGMTALKEAVYRSLITSLKA; this comes from the coding sequence GTATATACTTCCGGCGGTTCTCGTCCTCTCCTTTTCCTATCTTTTATTCGCATATCTGATCACCAGAAATATCTCTCCCGCTTCGATCCCTTTGTCTATTTTTCTTTTCTCCTTGCTGGTCGGCGGGGTTTTATTCGCTCTCTTCCGTCTTGATCATCAACAAGAGCTTCGTTCTTCCATCGAGGATCTCGATGCGCTCAATGAGATCTCGGTATTAATGACGCAAGGGGTGGAGGTCGATGATCTTTTCAAAAAGGTATTTGCAAAGGTGCAGGAGCAGCTTCCGGCACTTTCCGCCGGCGCGCTCTTTCTCGTCGATTGGCAGGGAGAAGATCTCGGTCTGGCGGCCTCTGTTGCGCTTCCTCTTGAGTCGATCTCCGATTTAAAAGAACGGCGAGCCAAGTCAGGTTACGGGGTTATCGAAAGGGTTGCAAAGGGAGGAGAGGCCCAGCAGAAGGATTCTTTACCGTCTTTACAAAAGGAGGGAACGACCCTTTGCGGCGCTGTCCCGCTTCGGTCTTCGGAGCGGGTGGTGGGGGTTCTTTCATTCTGGTCGAGTCAGCCGACGGATCTGACGCCGCGGGAAAAAAAATGGCTTGAGGCGGTCGGCGGACAGATTGGTTTGGCTCTGGAGCGGATTCAGCTTCAGAAGTCGCATTTGAGAAGGGAAAAAGAGGCGCTGGCCCTTTTTCAACTCAGTCAGGCGACGACCTCCTCATTGTCGATCGATACGGTTGTCAAAATTATTCTGAATCATGTCGCCGGGATTACCGAATCGGAGGCGGTCTGGATCATGTTGTATAATCCGATTCAACGGCTCTTGGAGGTAGTCGCCGCGCGCGGGTTTTCAGACCAGATCTCCCTGAAATCACTCACCCTTCGTCCGGGGCAGGGGGTTTTAGGAGAGGTTTTCGAGAAAGAGAAGTTGATCTTTGTTCCGGATGTGCGGAAAGATCACCGCCTGGTTTATCGGGACGTGACCGAGCGCTCCGGAATCACCTCTATGATTGGAATTCCTTTGATGGTTAAAGGGAAAGCCATCGGGGTGATTGGATTGTTTTGCCCCAAATCGGTGGAGGCGGGGCGGATTCAGCAGGAGCGGCTCGATTTTCTGACGACCATCGCCTCGCAGGTCGCCATTGCGATCGATAATGTCAAGCTGTATCAAGATCTGGAGCAGAAGGTGACGGAGTTGCGTCGGCTCCAGGGGCAACTGATCCAAACGGAAAAGCTCTCCGCCATCGGGGAGTTGGTTTCCGGGGTGGCCCATGAGATCAATAACCCCCTCACGAGCGTTGTCGGGTTTACGCAGCTCTTGCTGGAGACGACCGAGAATCCGCGCGATCGGGAATTTCTCGAAAAAATATTCAGCGAGGCGATGAGTTGCTCCGAGATCATCCGCAATCTTCTGACCTTCGCCCGGCGCCATCCTGCCGAAAAGAGCTATAACAACATCAACGATATTATCCGGAAAGCGCTTGAGCTAAAACGATATCAGCTTGAAACCGACGGCGTTGAAATCATCGAGAACCTCTCCGATTCCATCCCTCCCATATGGGTCGATCCGCACCAGATGCAGCAGGTCTTTTTCAACATCATCCATAATGCGCACCAAGCGCTGCTTGAAAAGAAGAAATTGAGCACCAGCCCTTTACGGTTGACGATTTCAAGCGAGAGCAGGAATGGTCTTGTTTCCATTTCCTTCCACGATACCGGTCAAGGGATTCTCCCGGACGTCTTGCCGAAGGTTTTCGAGCCGTTTTTTACGACCAAAGAGGTCGGCGTCGGAACCGGTTTGGGGCTCTCCATTTCTTACGGGATCGTCAAGGAGCATGGCGGGGAGATCCTCATCGAAAATTTATTCGGAGAGGGGGTGACCTTTATCGTCACCTTTCCGATCAACGGACAGGGAAGGGATCGGAGAGTGGCTGAGGGGGCCAAAGGGGGGAGCTATGCGGGGAGGAGAATTCTCATCGTCGATGACTCCAATGCGGCCCTGGAAATGTGCACCTATATCTTGCGGTCGGAAGGATTCCGTGTCGAGGGGGTGGAGAGCGGTCGTGCTGCATTGGAGCGGCTTCGATCGGAGGATTATGATCTGATCTTGACCGACCTCGGGATCGCCGACATGCCGGGACTGGCGTTCCACGATGCGCTTCTTAAAGAGTATCCGGTGATGGCGGAGAAGA